The following proteins come from a genomic window of Archocentrus centrarchus isolate MPI-CPG fArcCen1 chromosome 3, fArcCen1, whole genome shotgun sequence:
- the mis12 gene encoding protein MIS12 homolog gives MAREAQEEEAMEISGEDTSGADRFSPSQLKLYETQFFGFTPQTCMIRINNAFLDCVYEILPIVEKVCVRQLSKGQPDGTEELLRSRARECSLKLQQFLEERFKQLSKRMEGLLVSHCFSVPPNVLLPEDQSHKNYPQDMQEVQKLESSLAALQRAFEAEVCARRALLAELEEQREVQKQLDEILTWVGELQEAWVKEGNGSFHESFRLVMESVKKLQEAVREVLVQQSSSMN, from the exons ATGGCGCGGGAAGCCCAGGAAGAAGAAGCGATGGAGATCAGCGGAGAAGACACCTCAGGGGCGGACAGATTCTCTCCGTCTCAGCTAAAGCTGTACGAGACGCAGTTTTTCGGCTTCACTCCGCAGACTTGCATGATCCGGATCAACAATGCCTTCCTGGACTGTGTATACGAAATTTTGCCCATCGTGGAGAAGGTTTGTGTGCGACAGCTGAGCAAAGGGCAGCCGGACGGGACCGAGGAACTGCTCCGGTCCCGGGCCAGAGAGTGCAGCCTAAAGCTGCAGCAGTTCCTCGAAGAGCGGTTCAAGCAGCTCTCGAAGCGGATGGAGGGGCTGCTGGTTAGCCACTGCTTCTCCGTACCGCCAAACGTCCTGCTGCCTGAGGACCAGTCCCACAAAAACTACCCACAGGACATGCAG GAGGTGCAGAAGCTGGAGTCGTCCCTGGCGGCTCTCCAGAGAGCCTTTGAAGCAGAAGTTTGTGCCAGACGGGCCCTGCTAGCTgagctggaggagcagagggaggTGCAGAAGCAGCTGGATGAGATCCTGACATGGGTTGGTGAGCTCCAGGAAGCTTGGGTAAAGGAAGGTAACGGCAGCTTCCATGAAAGTTTCCGACTGGTGATGGAGTCTGTAAAGAAACTGCAGGAGGCTGTAAGGGAGGTGCTGGTGCAGCAGAGCTCCTcaatgaactga